The Streptococcus oralis Uo5 genome includes a window with the following:
- the argS gene encoding arginine--tRNA ligase, giving the protein MNTKELIASELASVIDSLDQEAILNLLETPKNSEMGDIAFPAFSLAKVERKAPQMIAADIAEKINSQAFEKVVAIGPYVNFFLDKSAISAQVLQDVITEKDHYADQTIGKQENVVIDMSSPNIAKPFSIGHLRSTVIGDSLSHIFQKIGYQTVKVNHLGDWGKQFGMLIVAYKKWGNEEAVKAHPIDELLKLYVRINAEAEKDPSLDEEAREWFRKLENGDEEALALWQWFRDESLVEFNRLYNELQVEFDSYNGEAFYNDKMDAIVDILAEKGLLVESEGAQVVNLEKYGIEHPALIKKSDGATLYITRDLAAALYRKNEYQFAKSIYVVGQEQSAHFKQLKAVLQEMGYDWSQDIVHVPFGLVTKEGKKLSTRKGNVILLEPTIAEAVSRAKAQIEAKNPELENKDQVAHAVGVGAIKFYDLKTDRTNGYDFDLEAMVSFEGETGPYVQYAYARIQSILRKADFKPNTAGNYSLNDAESWEIIKLLQDFPRIINRAADNFEPSIIAKFAISLAQAFNKYYAHTRILDESPERDSRLALSYATAVVLKEALRLLGVEAPEKM; this is encoded by the coding sequence ATGAATACAAAAGAATTGATTGCTAGCGAGTTGGCTAGCGTCATTGATAGCCTGGATCAAGAGGCTATTTTAAATTTACTGGAAACACCTAAAAACTCAGAAATGGGAGACATCGCCTTCCCTGCCTTTTCTCTAGCAAAGGTCGAGCGTAAAGCTCCTCAAATGATTGCAGCAGATATTGCTGAAAAAATCAATAGTCAAGCCTTTGAAAAGGTTGTCGCTATCGGACCTTACGTCAACTTTTTCCTTGATAAAAGTGCTATTTCGGCTCAGGTATTGCAGGATGTTATCACTGAAAAAGATCACTATGCTGACCAAACCATTGGCAAGCAAGAAAATGTCGTTATTGATATGTCTAGTCCCAACATCGCAAAACCATTCTCTATTGGGCACTTGCGTTCAACAGTTATCGGAGATAGCTTGTCACATATTTTCCAAAAAATCGGTTATCAAACAGTCAAGGTCAATCATTTGGGAGACTGGGGCAAACAGTTTGGGATGCTGATTGTCGCCTACAAGAAATGGGGAAATGAAGAAGCCGTTAAAGCTCATCCAATCGATGAACTTCTTAAACTCTACGTTCGCATCAATGCTGAAGCTGAAAAAGACCCTAGCTTGGATGAAGAAGCACGCGAATGGTTCCGTAAACTGGAGAATGGAGATGAGGAAGCCCTCGCTCTCTGGCAATGGTTCCGTGATGAAAGTTTAGTGGAATTCAACCGCCTTTACAATGAATTGCAAGTCGAATTTGACAGCTACAACGGGGAAGCCTTTTACAATGATAAGATGGATGCTATTGTAGACATTCTCGCTGAAAAAGGACTTCTTGTTGAGTCAGAAGGAGCTCAAGTTGTCAATCTTGAGAAATATGGAATTGAACATCCAGCCCTTATCAAAAAATCTGATGGTGCAACTCTCTATATCACACGTGACTTGGCTGCAGCCCTTTACCGTAAAAATGAATACCAATTTGCCAAATCCATCTATGTTGTTGGTCAAGAGCAATCTGCCCACTTCAAACAACTAAAGGCAGTACTACAAGAGATGGGCTATGATTGGAGTCAAGACATTGTCCATGTTCCGTTTGGATTGGTAACAAAAGAAGGGAAAAAACTCTCTACTCGTAAAGGAAATGTCATCTTGCTAGAACCGACTATCGCTGAGGCTGTTAGTCGTGCCAAGGCCCAAATCGAGGCGAAAAATCCTGAGTTAGAAAATAAAGACCAGGTTGCCCACGCTGTTGGAGTTGGGGCTATCAAGTTCTATGATCTTAAGACCGACCGTACAAATGGATATGACTTCGACCTTGAAGCTATGGTATCCTTTGAAGGAGAAACTGGACCCTACGTTCAATACGCCTACGCTCGTATCCAATCTATCTTGCGCAAAGCCGATTTCAAACCAAATACGGCTGGCAACTACAGCCTGAATGATGCTGAAAGCTGGGAAATCATTAAACTACTCCAGGACTTCCCACGTATTATCAATCGTGCGGCAGATAATTTTGAACCTTCTATCATTGCGAAATTTGCGATTAGTTTGGCTCAAGCTTTCAACAAGTACTATGCACATACACGTATCCTAGATGAAAGTCCTGAGCGCGACAGTCGTCTAGCCCTCAGCTACGCAACTGCAGTCGTCCTCAAAGAAGCTCTTCGTTTGCTCGGAGTAGAGGCGCCGGAGAAGATGTAA
- the argR gene encoding arginine repressor, which produces MRKRERHQLIKKMITEEKLGTQKEIQDRLEARNVYVTQTTLSRDLREIGLTKVKKNDMVYYVLANETDKIDLVEFLSHHLEGVARAEFTLVLHTKLGEAAVLANIVDANKDEWILGTVAGANTLLVICRDQHVAKLMEDRLLDLMKDK; this is translated from the coding sequence ATGAGAAAAAGAGAACGGCATCAATTGATTAAAAAGATGATCACCGAAGAAAAACTTGGGACACAAAAAGAGATTCAAGATCGTTTAGAAGCTCGTAATGTTTATGTGACACAAACGACTTTGTCGCGTGATTTGCGTGAAATCGGCTTGACCAAGGTTAAGAAAAATGATATGGTGTATTATGTACTAGCAAATGAGACAGATAAGATTGATTTAGTTGAGTTTTTGTCTCATCATTTAGAAGGAGTTGCAAGAGCTGAGTTCACCTTGGTACTTCATACCAAACTTGGGGAAGCTGCAGTCTTAGCAAACATTGTAGATGCAAACAAGGATGAATGGATTTTAGGAACGGTTGCTGGTGCTAATACCTTATTGGTTATTTGTCGAGACCAGCACGTTGCCAAGTTGATGGAAGATCGTTTGCTAGATTTGATGAAAGATAAATAA
- a CDS encoding response regulator transcription factor, whose amino-acid sequence MYKVLLVDDEYMVTEGLKRLIPFEKWDMQVVATANHADDALDYVKKNPVDVVISDVNMPDKTGLEMIREMKELLPDTYYILLSGYQEFDYVKKAMNLSVVDYLVKPVDKVELGHLLEKIAQQLQEKVEQSQTLSQELDETGFTNYLSGKDSWWIGLSKEKQGSFTIPYYVLGQDWQIFISDQPLDGIVVTPFEAPYQQSFENWKINAEKALFYGSVNLEKSESLFAYYEPIYRVIIQGNINQIIEELTLLEKIVLENTPRVAITKQLFTQFVMDVFHLFEHLKADDMTEIVKAIHAINTFEELVAYIKETLTKFFGQYRMNENVVSVLEVIGRDYQKELSLKDISKDLFINPVYLGQLIKRETNSTFAELLNKQRIKAAQQLLLSTSDSIEDICYAVGYSNVGYFYKVFRKLCGKSPKAYRKQVETSL is encoded by the coding sequence ATGTATAAAGTTTTATTAGTAGACGATGAGTACATGGTGACAGAGGGGCTCAAGCGATTAATCCCCTTTGAAAAATGGGATATGCAAGTCGTCGCGACAGCTAATCACGCAGATGATGCTTTGGACTATGTTAAGAAAAATCCAGTAGATGTGGTCATTTCCGATGTCAACATGCCAGATAAGACCGGGCTTGAGATGATTAGGGAAATGAAAGAGTTACTTCCAGATACCTATTATATCTTGCTGTCTGGTTATCAGGAGTTTGACTACGTCAAAAAAGCCATGAACCTTAGTGTCGTGGATTATCTGGTCAAGCCAGTAGACAAGGTGGAGTTGGGTCATTTATTAGAAAAGATTGCGCAGCAGCTTCAGGAAAAGGTGGAACAAAGTCAGACCCTCAGTCAAGAATTGGATGAGACAGGATTTACGAACTACCTGTCAGGTAAAGACAGCTGGTGGATTGGTCTTTCCAAGGAAAAGCAGGGCTCTTTTACCATTCCTTACTATGTTTTGGGACAAGACTGGCAGATTTTTATCTCTGATCAGCCACTAGATGGCATCGTCGTGACACCATTTGAAGCACCCTACCAGCAGTCCTTTGAGAATTGGAAGATCAACGCTGAAAAAGCCCTTTTCTACGGTTCAGTCAATCTAGAAAAATCTGAGAGTTTGTTTGCTTATTATGAGCCGATTTATCGGGTGATTATCCAAGGGAATATCAATCAAATCATCGAGGAATTAACCCTGCTAGAGAAGATCGTCTTGGAGAATACCCCGCGCGTGGCTATCACGAAGCAACTCTTTACCCAGTTTGTCATGGATGTCTTTCATTTGTTTGAACACCTAAAAGCAGATGATATGACCGAGATAGTCAAAGCTATCCATGCCATTAACACCTTTGAAGAATTGGTTGCCTATATCAAAGAAACCTTGACCAAGTTCTTTGGCCAGTACCGCATGAATGAAAATGTGGTGAGCGTGCTGGAGGTGATTGGGCGTGATTATCAGAAAGAGCTCTCACTTAAGGATATTAGCAAGGATCTCTTTATCAATCCTGTCTATCTCGGTCAGCTGATCAAGAGGGAAACCAACTCAACCTTTGCGGAACTGCTCAATAAACAGCGAATTAAGGCGGCGCAACAACTCTTGCTTTCGACCAGTGATAGTATCGAAGATATTTGCTATGCAGTTGGCTACAGTAATGTTGGATATTTCTACAAGGTTTTCCGTAAATTGTGCGGAAAATCACCGAAAGCCTATCGCAAACAAGTTGAAACCAGCTTGTAA
- the mutS gene encoding DNA mismatch repair protein MutS: MATEKLSPGMQQYVDIKKQYPDAFLLFRMGDFYELFYEDAINAAQILEISLTSRNKNAENPIPMAGVPYHSAQQYIDVLIEQGYKVAIAEQMEDPKQAVGVVKREVVQVITPGTVVDSSKPDSQNNFLVALDRDGNQFGLAYMDLVTGDFYVTGLLDFTLVCGEIRNLKAREVVLGYDLSEEEEQILSRQMNLVLSYEKEGFEDLHLLDSRLADVEQAAASKLLQYVHRTQMRELNHLKPVIRYEIKDFLQMDYATKTSLDLVENARSGKKQGSLFWLLDETKTAMGMRLLRSWIHRPLIDKKRIVQRQDVVQVFLDHFFERSDLTDSLKGVYDIERLASRVSFGKTNPKDLLQLATTLSSVPRIRAILEGMEQPALAYLIEQLDAIPELESLISAAIAPEAPHVITEGGIIRTGFDETLDKYRRVLREGTSWIAEIEAKERENSGISTLKIDYNKKDGYYFHVTNSQLGNVPSHFFRKATLKNSERFGTEELARIEGDMLEAREKSANLEYEIFMRIREEVSKYIQRLQALAQGIATVDVLQSLAVVAETQHLIRPEFGEDSQIDIQKGRHAVVEKVMGAQTYIPNSIQMAEDTSIQLITGPNMSGKSTYMRQLAMTAVMAQLGSYVPAESAHLPIFDAIFTRIGAADDLVSGQSTFMVEMMEANNAISHATKDSLILFDELGRGTATYDGMALAQSIIEYIHEHIGAKTLFATHYHELTSLESSLEHLVNVHVATLEQDGQVTFLHKIEPGPADKSYGIHVAKIAGLPAELLARADKILTQLESQGGESPAPMSQTSAVTEQMSLFDAPEEHPILAELAKLDVYNMTPMQAMNVLVELKQKL, from the coding sequence ATGGCAACAGAAAAGCTATCACCCGGCATGCAACAGTATGTGGATATTAAGAAACAATACCCAGATGCTTTTTTGCTTTTTCGGATGGGTGATTTTTACGAGTTGTTCTATGAAGATGCAATTAATGCAGCACAGATTTTAGAAATTTCCTTAACGAGTCGGAATAAAAATGCAGAAAATCCGATACCCATGGCGGGTGTCCCCTATCATTCTGCCCAACAGTATATCGATGTTCTGATTGAGCAGGGCTATAAGGTGGCCATTGCCGAACAGATGGAAGATCCTAAACAAGCAGTTGGGGTTGTCAAGCGTGAGGTGGTCCAGGTCATCACACCTGGAACGGTCGTCGATAGCAGTAAGCCGGATAGTCAGAATAATTTTTTGGTTGCCTTAGATCGCGATGGCAATCAGTTTGGTCTGGCTTATATGGACCTAGTGACGGGTGACTTCTATGTGACAGGTCTATTAGATTTTACGTTGGTTTGTGGGGAAATTCGCAACCTCAAGGCTCGAGAAGTGGTGCTGGGTTATGACTTGTCTGAGGAAGAAGAACAAATCCTCAGCCGTCAGATGAATCTGGTACTTTCTTATGAAAAAGAAGGCTTTGAGGACCTTCATTTACTGGATTCACGACTGGCAGATGTGGAGCAAGCAGCAGCTAGTAAGCTCCTCCAGTATGTTCACCGGACCCAGATGAGGGAGTTGAACCACCTCAAACCTGTTATCCGCTATGAAATCAAAGATTTCTTGCAGATGGATTATGCGACCAAGACTAGTTTGGATTTGGTTGAGAATGCCCGGTCAGGTAAGAAGCAAGGCAGTCTTTTCTGGCTTTTAGATGAAACCAAAACGGCTATGGGTATGCGGCTCTTACGTTCTTGGATTCATCGTCCTTTGATTGATAAGAAGCGAATTGTCCAACGTCAAGACGTGGTGCAGGTCTTTCTTGACCACTTCTTTGAGCGTAGTGATTTGACAGACAGTCTCAAGGGGGTTTATGACATCGAACGTTTGGCTAGTCGGGTTTCTTTTGGCAAGACCAATCCCAAGGATCTCTTGCAGTTGGCGACCACCTTATCCAGTGTACCACGGATTCGTGCGATTTTAGAAGGCATGGAGCAACCTGCCCTGGCCTATCTTATCGAACAGTTAGATGCCATCCCTGAGTTGGAGAGCTTGATTAGTGCTGCCATTGCTCCTGAAGCTCCTCACGTGATTACGGAAGGTGGCATTATCCGTACGGGATTTGATGAGACCTTAGACAAGTACCGTCGTGTGCTCAGAGAAGGTACCAGCTGGATTGCAGAGATTGAGGCTAAGGAGAGAGAAAACTCTGGCATCAGTACGCTTAAGATTGACTACAATAAAAAGGACGGTTACTATTTCCATGTGACCAATTCGCAACTGGGAAATGTGCCATCCCACTTTTTCCGCAAGGCAACACTGAAAAACTCAGAACGCTTTGGTACCGAAGAATTGGCCCGTATCGAGGGAGATATGCTGGAGGCGCGTGAGAAGTCAGCCAACCTAGAATATGAAATCTTTATGCGCATCCGTGAGGAAGTCAGCAAGTACATCCAGCGTTTGCAAGCGCTAGCCCAAGGAATTGCGACAGTTGATGTCTTGCAAAGTCTAGCAGTTGTAGCTGAAACCCAGCATTTGATCAGACCTGAGTTTGGAGAGGATTCACAAATAGATATCCAAAAAGGGCGCCATGCTGTCGTCGAAAAGGTCATGGGAGCTCAGACCTACATTCCAAACAGTATCCAGATGGCAGAAGATACCAGTATTCAGCTAATCACAGGGCCTAACATGAGCGGGAAGTCAACCTACATGCGCCAGTTAGCCATGACGGCGGTGATGGCCCAGCTGGGTTCTTATGTGCCGGCAGAAAGCGCCCATTTGCCTATCTTCGATGCTATCTTTACCCGTATCGGAGCAGCAGATGACTTGGTTTCAGGTCAATCAACCTTTATGGTGGAGATGATGGAGGCCAACAATGCCATTTCGCATGCGACCAAGGATTCCTTGATTCTCTTTGATGAATTGGGACGCGGAACTGCAACTTATGACGGAATGGCTCTGGCCCAATCCATCATCGAATACATCCATGAACATATCGGAGCCAAAACCCTCTTTGCGACCCACTACCATGAGTTGACCAGTCTGGAGTCTAGCTTGGAACACTTGGTCAATGTCCACGTGGCAACCTTAGAACAGGATGGACAGGTTACCTTCCTTCACAAGATTGAACCAGGTCCAGCTGATAAATCCTACGGTATCCATGTGGCCAAGATTGCTGGCTTACCAGCAGAACTTTTAGCAAGAGCGGATAAGATTTTAACGCAACTGGAGAGTCAAGGGGGAGAAAGTCCTGCTCCGATGAGCCAAACAAGTGCTGTCACAGAACAGATGTCACTCTTTGATGCGCCTGAAGAACATCCTATCCTAGCAGAATTAGCTAAACTGGATGTGTACAATATGACACCTATGCAGGCTATGAATGTCTTGGTCGAGCTCAAACAAAAGTTATAA
- a CDS encoding sensor histidine kinase, translating to MKNWRQNRMKQFWLHSLLRIYSLVMIVVIASFAIMLSYADWDSREKEAQRVAERVTTRTVSEVEYYHRESTQLAQSLVENQARIEGIYKYFSLSTPDYFYWQLERKTSPYISVSLYENIDDLYVRNDFVTGVAIVLQDYKEVYVSTREKRSGEKIPAEGFKPTANSFAIPVSDPVSDKDLGVIYISLSPDVLHGAIDNTRGHIPMAVTVTSPFETEMFHIGEKVSAERENWFVGVTSHGYQVRVAVPKNFVLTGTLTSSAVIIGLSILFIIILYVTLRQTFSNYQKQVVDLVDSIEVIAQGKEGLRIDTSEKDQELLLIAETTNDMLDRLEKNIHDIYQLELSQKDANMRALQAQINPHFMYNTLEFLRMYAVMESQDELADIIYEFSSLLRNNISDERETTLKQELEFCRKYSYLCMVRYPKSIAYGFKIAPELEEMRIPKFTLQPLVENYFAHGVDHRRTDNVISIKVLKGQGFVEILVEDNGRGMPAEKLASLQEKLAQRSFEHEASYSGERQSIGIVNVHERFVLYFGDRYQISVESAEQEGVRYHITIQDE from the coding sequence ATGAAAAATTGGCGACAAAATAGAATGAAGCAGTTCTGGCTTCACTCTCTTTTACGGATTTATAGTTTGGTTATGATCGTGGTCATTGCCAGTTTTGCGATTATGCTCTCGTATGCTGACTGGGACTCGCGTGAGAAAGAAGCCCAAAGGGTTGCAGAACGTGTGACCACTCGGACAGTGAGTGAAGTGGAATATTATCACAGAGAGTCAACCCAACTTGCTCAGTCTTTGGTTGAAAATCAGGCCCGCATCGAAGGGATTTACAAGTATTTCAGTCTCAGCACACCAGACTATTTCTATTGGCAATTAGAGCGTAAAACTTCGCCTTATATCTCGGTTTCCCTGTATGAAAATATTGATGACCTATATGTTCGGAATGATTTTGTGACTGGAGTGGCCATTGTTCTTCAGGACTATAAGGAAGTCTATGTTTCGACTAGAGAGAAACGTAGTGGAGAGAAAATTCCTGCGGAGGGTTTTAAGCCGACAGCCAATAGTTTTGCCATTCCCGTTTCCGATCCTGTGTCTGACAAGGATTTAGGAGTGATTTATATCTCCCTATCCCCAGATGTTTTACATGGCGCTATTGACAATACTCGGGGTCATATCCCAATGGCTGTAACAGTAACTTCGCCTTTTGAGACCGAGATGTTCCATATTGGGGAGAAGGTATCAGCCGAGCGAGAAAACTGGTTTGTAGGTGTTACCTCTCACGGTTATCAGGTTCGAGTTGCTGTTCCTAAAAATTTTGTTCTTACAGGAACTTTGACGAGTTCAGCTGTCATTATTGGGCTAAGTATTCTCTTTATCATCATTTTGTACGTGACCCTTAGACAGACTTTTTCAAATTACCAAAAGCAGGTCGTAGATCTAGTAGATTCGATCGAGGTGATTGCTCAAGGGAAAGAAGGCCTTCGAATCGATACCTCTGAAAAAGACCAAGAGTTGCTTCTCATTGCAGAAACAACCAATGATATGTTGGATCGCCTGGAAAAAAATATCCACGATATCTATCAGCTAGAGCTCAGTCAAAAGGATGCCAATATGCGAGCCCTGCAGGCTCAAATCAATCCTCACTTTATGTACAATACTCTGGAGTTTTTACGGATGTATGCCGTTATGGAAAGCCAGGATGAACTGGCAGATATTATCTATGAATTTAGTAGCTTGTTACGCAACAATATCTCCGACGAGCGGGAAACGACCTTGAAGCAGGAGTTGGAATTTTGCCGAAAATATAGCTATCTCTGTATGGTGCGTTATCCTAAATCCATTGCCTATGGTTTCAAGATTGCACCAGAATTGGAAGAAATGAGGATTCCAAAATTTACACTCCAACCATTAGTAGAAAACTACTTTGCCCATGGTGTGGACCATCGCAGAACGGATAATGTCATCAGTATCAAAGTCTTGAAGGGCCAAGGCTTCGTTGAGATCCTAGTGGAAGACAATGGTCGAGGAATGCCCGCTGAGAAACTAGCTAGCTTGCAAGAAAAATTAGCTCAACGAAGTTTTGAACACGAGGCAAGCTATAGTGGGGAGCGGCAATCAATTGGAATAGTAAATGTACACGAACGCTTTGTTCTCTACTTTGGGGATCGCTACCAAATCAGTGTAGAGTCAGCTGAGCAAGAGGGTGTTCGTTACCATATCACTATCCAGGATGAATAG
- a CDS encoding DUF3021 domain-containing protein, which yields MKKQIFHDAAAGVLIGLILSILFSLIYAPNTYAPLSPDSLVGQVMVQHQVHGALVLLYCMIIWSAIGVLFSFGSRLFSRDWSLLRATLSHFFLMLAGFVPLATLAGWFPFHWTFYLQLIPEFAIVYLIIWVILYKREAKKVDHINQLLAHKK from the coding sequence ATGAAAAAACAAATCTTTCACGATGCTGCTGCTGGTGTTCTCATCGGGCTCATCCTATCTATCCTCTTTTCACTCATTTATGCACCAAATACCTACGCTCCACTGAGTCCTGATTCTCTAGTCGGACAAGTGATGGTGCAACATCAGGTTCACGGTGCTCTGGTCTTGCTCTACTGTATGATCATCTGGTCAGCTATCGGCGTTCTCTTTAGCTTTGGTAGCCGCTTATTCAGCCGTGACTGGAGCTTGCTCCGTGCAACACTTTCCCATTTCTTCCTCATGTTGGCTGGCTTTGTTCCACTAGCAACTCTGGCTGGTTGGTTCCCCTTCCACTGGACCTTCTATCTCCAGCTCATTCCAGAGTTTGCGATCGTCTACCTCATCATCTGGGTTATTCTCTATAAAAGAGAAGCAAAAAAAGTGGACCACATCAATCAACTTTTGGCCCATAAAAAGTAA
- the nrdI gene encoding class Ib ribonucleoside-diphosphate reductase assembly flavoprotein NrdI encodes MKKISLVYISLSGNTESFVTRLKDYLLSQYEGIEVQKIHIKDLVKEGQEFFEMEHHYVAFLPTYLEGGNGVDNGDVEILTTPVGDFIAYGDNASKCFGVVGSGNRNFNNQYCLTAKQYSQRFDFPVLADFEMRGMLGDIKKVAAIIADLYELETEK; translated from the coding sequence ATGAAAAAAATATCCCTAGTGTATATCAGTCTGAGTGGGAATACAGAGAGTTTTGTAACCCGACTCAAGGACTATCTCTTGTCTCAGTATGAGGGAATTGAGGTCCAAAAAATCCATATCAAGGATTTGGTTAAGGAAGGCCAAGAATTCTTTGAAATGGAACATCACTATGTCGCTTTCTTGCCGACCTATCTGGAAGGTGGAAATGGTGTCGATAACGGCGATGTTGAGATTCTAACGACTCCAGTGGGCGACTTTATCGCTTATGGAGACAATGCTAGTAAGTGTTTTGGGGTAGTGGGATCTGGTAATCGCAATTTTAACAATCAATACTGCCTAACAGCCAAGCAGTATAGCCAGCGTTTTGACTTCCCGGTCCTAGCAGACTTTGAAATGCGTGGCATGCTGGGAGATATTAAAAAGGTCGCAGCAATTATTGCGGATTTGTATGAGTTAGAAACAGAAAAATAA
- a CDS encoding YesL family protein: protein MGKFLEFVFNRIFLGMMATAYFWLLTLAGGVVFGLAPASATLMSLYAEHGYTYRAYHLKEAWELYKSNFVKSNLAFYSFVFVDLVLVYGLYLLVQLPHQTIFHLLATFLNVLVVALVFLAYTVSLKLQVYFDLSYQNTLKLSLIGIFMSLPAIAKVLLGSALLVGVGYYMPALLFFVGIGMWHFFISDMLEPIYESIHEKLATK, encoded by the coding sequence ATGGGAAAATTTCTAGAATTCGTCTTTAATCGTATCTTTTTGGGAATGATGGCGACGGCTTATTTCTGGCTATTAACACTAGCAGGAGGAGTAGTCTTTGGTTTGGCACCAGCTAGTGCCACTCTGATGAGTTTGTATGCGGAGCATGGGTATACCTATCGAGCATACCATTTGAAGGAAGCTTGGGAATTGTATAAGAGCAATTTTGTCAAGAGCAATCTGGCTTTCTATAGTTTTGTGTTTGTGGATCTTGTCTTAGTTTATGGTTTGTATCTTCTAGTTCAATTGCCCCACCAAACGATTTTCCACCTCTTAGCGACCTTTCTCAATGTCCTTGTAGTTGCTCTTGTCTTTCTAGCCTATACTGTTTCCTTGAAACTTCAGGTGTACTTTGATTTATCCTACCAAAACACCTTGAAACTGTCCCTTATCGGGATTTTTATGAGCTTACCTGCGATTGCCAAGGTTTTACTCGGGTCCGCTCTCCTTGTAGGAGTTGGTTATTATATGCCTGCCTTGCTCTTTTTTGTAGGAATTGGAATGTGGCATTTCTTTATCAGTGATATGTTGGAACCTATTTATGAAAGTATCCATGAAAAATTGGCGACAAAATAG
- a CDS encoding NRAMP family divalent metal transporter, which produces MSQVTLSNQSTWASKLKAMGPGILMASAAVGGSHIVSSTQAGGSYGWSLLLLIILANVFKYPFFRFGAEYTADTGKTLVEGYAEKGKIYLWIFFILNVFSAMVNTAGVAILCSAIIASAFPMIGLSITQWSLILVAVIWAMLLFGGYKLLDGMAKWIMSALTIATVLAVIIAAIKHPEYSSDFVEKTPWQMAALPFIVSLLGWMPAPIEISAINSLWSAEKKKTVNFNTVDALFDFNVGYIGTAILAVFFVALGALIQYPTGQAVEAASAKYISQFVGMYASVLGEWSRYLITFIAFLCIFGTVITVIDGYSRVNQESLRLLIRQKEDSRKSLNIWMTITAIIGIVIIKFFAGQVSTMLRFAMIGSFLTTPFFALLNYVLVTRENKNLPSWLKLLAIAGLIFLFGFAIFFIYALAIGKAG; this is translated from the coding sequence ATGTCACAAGTTACGTTATCAAACCAGTCAACCTGGGCAAGCAAACTAAAGGCAATGGGACCAGGAATCCTCATGGCTTCTGCCGCCGTTGGAGGCTCTCACATTGTATCCTCTACTCAAGCTGGTGGTTCTTATGGTTGGTCTCTACTCCTCTTGATTATCTTGGCCAATGTTTTTAAATATCCATTTTTCCGTTTTGGTGCCGAATACACGGCTGATACGGGAAAGACTTTGGTCGAAGGTTATGCCGAAAAAGGAAAAATCTATCTCTGGATTTTCTTTATCCTCAATGTCTTTTCAGCTATGGTCAATACAGCTGGAGTCGCTATCCTCTGCTCAGCCATCATCGCTAGCGCCTTCCCAATGATTGGACTTAGCATCACTCAATGGTCCCTCATCCTTGTTGCAGTCATTTGGGCCATGCTACTCTTTGGTGGCTATAAACTATTGGATGGTATGGCAAAATGGATCATGTCTGCTTTGACCATTGCAACAGTTCTTGCAGTTATCATTGCAGCAATTAAGCATCCAGAATACAGCTCTGATTTTGTCGAAAAGACACCTTGGCAAATGGCGGCCCTCCCTTTTATCGTTTCCCTCCTAGGATGGATGCCCGCCCCTATTGAGATTTCAGCCATCAATTCACTCTGGTCTGCTGAAAAGAAAAAGACCGTCAACTTTAATACAGTGGACGCTCTTTTCGACTTTAACGTTGGTTACATTGGAACTGCTATCCTAGCTGTATTCTTCGTGGCACTAGGAGCACTAATTCAGTATCCTACCGGGCAGGCAGTTGAAGCTGCTTCAGCCAAGTACATCTCTCAATTTGTGGGTATGTATGCCTCTGTTCTTGGAGAATGGTCCCGTTATTTGATTACCTTTATCGCCTTTCTTTGTATCTTTGGAACGGTCATCACCGTTATCGATGGCTACTCTCGTGTCAATCAGGAATCGCTACGACTATTGATTCGTCAAAAAGAGGATTCTCGCAAATCTTTGAACATCTGGATGACCATTACCGCTATCATTGGTATCGTCATCATCAAATTCTTTGCTGGTCAAGTTTCCACCATGCTTCGCTTTGCCATGATCGGTTCTTTCCTGACAACACCATTCTTTGCTCTTTTGAACTATGTATTGGTGACACGTGAGAATAAAAATCTTCCTTCCTGGCTAAAACTCCTTGCTATCGCAGGATTGATTTTCCTCTTTGGCTTTGCTATTTTCTTTATCTATGCACTTGCCATCGGAAAAGCAGGATAG